CACCGCGCTGTCGGGCTGGATGCCCCAGTGGGCGAGCAGCGTGCGGGCCACCAGCTCCGCCGCCTCCCGCTCCGACAGCCCCTGGAGGCTCTCGCGGCGATCCTCGGGCCACCGCTCGCCCGCGCGCGCGTCCAACACCAGCTGCAGCCCCTTGCCCGCGTCCGGCGCCTGGAACAGGTCCATGCGCGACTCGAAGCCGGGCGCCGCGAGCAGCTCGCCGTTCTGGCTGACGGGGAAGAGCACCAGCGCCTGCGCCGCCTGTCCCGCCTCCAGGTCCGACTGCCGCGCCACCTCGCGGAACAGCTCCAGCCGCGTGGTGGGGGACTCGAACTCCAGGAACTCTGGCGGATGCGAGAGGGCCTGCCGGGCGCTCATCGTCGCGCGCGTGGGCGTGCCGGCGCCACCACACGCGGTGAGCACCGTGACGAGCGACAGGAGCAACCCAGGGAGCCAGCGACGCATACGCCCGGGAATATACCGATCTGCTCCAGGATCAACCAGCTAAACTCAGAGCCATGCGTCCAGGAGACTCCCTCACCGTTGTCCTGCACCAGACGCGCTCTCCGGACAACCTCGGCGCCGTCGCACGCGTCATGGCGAACTTCGGTTTCGGGCGGCTGGTCCTTTCTGACCCGGCCACCTATTCGTTCCGCGGCGCGGAGCGGCTCGCCGTCAAGGGCGACGGGGTGTTGGAGCGCATGGCCGTGGCGCGCGACCTGCCGGAGGCCCTGAAGGACTGCGTGTACGCGGTGGGCACGACGTCTCGCACCCAGCTGAAGGGGCGCGTGGCGCTGTCGCCGGAGGACGCGGTGCGGCGGCTGGCCGAGGAGAGCGTGCGGGGCAGGGTGGCGCTGGTGTTCGGCGGGGAGCAGCGGGGGATGTCGGACGAGGAGCTGGCGCGGTGCGAGGACGTGCTGGTCATCCCCACCTCGGATGTCCAGCCCTCCATGAACCTGGCGCAGTCCTCCGCGGTGCTGTTGTACCTGTGTCACCGCCAGGGACTGGGCCCCGCGCCCCAGGCGCCGGACGCGGTGGAGCCGGGCGCGAGGCTGGGCACGCTGGACGCGCTGGCGAAGCGGATGCGCGAGGTGATGCTGACGGCGGACTTCCTCAATCCGCAGGCGCCGGAGCACGTGCTCAACGAGCTGGAGCGGACGTTGATGCGAGCAAAGCTGACCCAGCGCGAGGCGGAGCTGTGGCTCACGGCCTTCAAGCACCTGGGTCGCGCGGTGGCGCGGGGCGCTGCTCCCTGACGGACATCCGTGGGGGAGGCGCGCCCCGGCGCCGCGCGGACGACTTACGCCGCGTCCTTCTTGTAGGCCTCGCCGTGGTGCTTCTCACACAGGCCGGCCTTGAACACCTTCACCCGACACTCCGCCTTGGAGCAGGTGCGGTAGCGCGAGTGGGGCAGGTCGCCCTGGCGCCAGGTCTTGTAGTGGAAGAAGCAGTAGTTCTTGGCGCGGTAGGGGCGCTTGCAGCCCTCCACGGAGCAAGCCTTCTTGCCGCCGCCCTTGGCGGTGCGGGGCCAGTGGGTGAGCTTCTTCTGGGTCGTCGGGGTGGCCTCGGCCATTGTGGGACTCTCCTGCGTGCTGCGGGAAGCGCGGCGCCACACGGGGTGGACCCGCCGCCGGGTACGAAAAAGGCGCACTGTCTAGCGCCCATGCCACCCGAACGCAAGGGAGGCGCCGGGGCCGGCGTCACGGCGTGGGGGGGCTCTCCTCGGAACCCGGGGCCTCGGCCGCCCCTTCCGCCTCCTCGTCCGACAGGGGCGGCCTGACCTTCTCCCGGGGGATGGGCGACAGCAGGTCGTCCAGCACGGACTGCGCGCGGGTGGGACGGCGCGCCTGCCTGTGCGAGGCCAGCGCGGGGGCGGGAGGCCCCTCGGCCGGCATCTCCTCCAGGCGGATCCTCAGTCGCAGCGGCCTGCCCAGCCGGCGGATGTCCAGCCGCACGTCGCGCCCCACGCCCCGGGCGGCCACCTGCCAGCGCAGGGTGTGGGCGCGCTCCACGCGGCGCTTGCCCAGCCCGATGATGACGTCGCCGCTGCGCAGCCCCGCGCGCTCCCCCGGGCCGCCCTCGACCACCTCGGTCACCACCACGCCCGGGCCGCGGCTCAGGTTGAAGGCCTCGGCCACCTCGGGCGAGAAGTCCTGCACGCTGATGCCCAACCAGCCGCGCCGCACGCGGCCGTGCGCGCGCAGCTGCGGAATCACCGTCTTCGCGATGTCGATGGGGATGGCGAAGCCGATGCCCTGTCCCGCGACGTTGACGGCGTTGGCCACCGCCACCACGTCGCCGTGCAGGTCCAGCACCGGCCCCCCGGAGTTGCCCGGGTTGATGGACGCGTCCATCTGCATGTAGTCGAAGTCGCCGTCGCGCCCGTTGGGCGTCACGTCCGTGCGCCCCATGAAGCTGACCACGCCCACCGTCACCGAGTGCGACAGGCCGAACGGGTTGCCGATGACGACGATCCAATCCGCCGAGCGCACGTGCCCCGCCGACGCGAGCCGCAGCACCGGGAGCCTCCGGGGCGCGTCGATCTTCAACAGCGCGCAGTCCGTGCGGGCGTCCTCGCCCACCACGCGCGCGACGTACTCCTCCACGTAGCCGCGCGGGTGCATCACGGAGACGACGACCTCCGACGCCCCCTCCACGACGTGCGCGCTGGTGAGCACGTAGCCGTCCGCGTGGATGATGAACCCCGAGCCGATGCCCTTCTGCGGCTCCTCGCCGGGGGCGGCCGACTCGTCGTTCATCTGCCGGGTGGTGATGGAGACCACGGACGGCATCGCCCGGCGCGCCACCTCGCTCAGGGTGGCCCGCTGGTCGTTCAGTGAACGGTTCCGGGCCTCCAGCCACAGCCGTCCCTGGCCGCGTCCAGCGGCCCGTGCGGGCGGCGCCAGCGCGCACACCATCGCGATGATGAAGATGACGCCCTTGATTGGAGCCCTGTTCATGGCCCGCCTCCGCCCCGACCGACCACCCACCCACGCAACCTAGGGAGGGGAGCCGTGTCGCGGAAGCGGACCTGTCCGCCAGGCTACTTACTTCTTCTTCGCGATGATGCGATCCACCGCCGCCCGGTCCTCCGCGGAGATGCGCTCGCGCGGGGCCGCGTCCGACGACCGGGAGACGACGCCCTTGGCGTCCTCGTACGCGTCCTCCAGGCTGTCCTTCATCCGGTCCACCGTGTCCGGCTTCACGGTCCGCTTGTAGGCCCGCTCCATGTGCTCCAGCGGCGTGCGCCCGTCCACCTCTCCCTTCGACAGGAAGATGCCGAGCCCCACCGCGCAGACCGTCCAGACGATGAACTTCAAAGCTCCCATGCTCACAGCCTCCTACGTCTTCTTACATCCCTGAGGGAGGCCTGGCCAGTTTCCGACCGCGTGTGTGGATGTCGCTGACAGGGCGGGTCGGGGCACTTAATGTCCCCGGGCTTGCAGCCCGAAGAGTTCTTCCAGGCGGCCCGGGAGCGGGCCGCGCAGTTGGACGTCGGACGTGGAGACGCGGTGGTGGAACGCGTCCGCGCCGCGGCGTCCGCGTTGTTCACCCGCATGCCGGAGCCTCCGGTGTACCGCCGCGCGGAGGACCCCTCGCGCAAGGCGGCGCAGGCGCTGTTGCCGGAGGTGGAGAAGGTGCTGGCGGAGGCGCTGGCGGCCGGACGCGACCCGTCCAGGGCGCCCGCCCTGGAGAAGCTGGTGGCGGCGCTGCTGGCGCATGGCGAGGCGCTGGTCCACACCGCGAGCGGCCGGCTGGAGGCGGCGGAGACGGCGTGGCGCCGGGCGCTGGAGCTGGAGCGGGCCGCGCACCCGACGCGGCACCTGGTGACGGCGCCGCCCCGTCCGCCGCCGGTGTTCGACAAGGCGACGAAGACGTCGCGCTACGACCCCCGGCCCGCGCCGCAGGCGAGCGTGAAGCTGGTGTGCCCCAACACCGGCTGCAAGCGGGTGGGGGACTACGCCTTCCTGACGAACCACGCGTACAACCGCTTCGTCTGTCCGGTGTGCCGCACGCCCTTCCTCGCGTACTTCGGCGAGCTGCGCGGGCTGGAGGTGGAGGTGCGCCGCAGCTCCAAGCGCTACTTCTTCACCGTGGACGAGGTGGGCGGCAACGGCAGCTCGCGCATCGAGTTCGAGGAGGCGAGCGGCCAGGAGTTCCCCGCGGCGCGCAGGGACCTGCTGGCGTTCCTCTACACGGAGGCGCGCGAGCTGAAGGTCGTGGTGAACCTCACCAACCAGCGGCTCATGTGGGTGAGCCCGGCGTCCTCGTGCTTCGTGGCGACGGTGGCGTTCGGCGAGGGCGCGCCGGAGCTGGTGGCCTTCCGGGCGTACCGCGACGAGGTGCTCGGGAAGAGCCTGCTCGGGCGCGGGTTCATCCGGGGCTACTATCGCTGGGGGCCGGACGTGGCGCGCTGGGTGGAAAGGCGTCCGGTGGCCCGGAGCGGCGTGCGGTGGGTGTTGCGGCGGGTGCATGACCGCCTGACGAGGAGTGGATACGCGTGACGCAAGAACCGATCGGCGCACCGCCGCCCGCGAGGCCGACGGGCACGGGGACGAAGGTGTTCCTGGGGCTGCTGGCGGCGCTGGCCGTGGGCGGGATGGTGTACCTCGGCGTGCTCGAGGCCCGGCGCGCGCAGCTCGTCCCGGACGGGGCGGCCGCGCCCGGGTTCGAATTGCCGCGTCACGGTGGCGGCGTGCTGAAGCTGGAGGAGTTTCGCGGGCAGGTGGTGATGCTCGACTTCTGGGCGACGTGGTGCCCTCCTTGCCGCGAGGAGATGCCCGCGCTGGTGAAGCTGGCGAAGGAGTACGAGTCCCAGGGGCTCGTCTTCCTGGCGGCCAGCCGCGATGACGGCGACATGGCGCCCCAGCTGGTGGACGGCTTCATCCGCCGCCACCTGCCGGAGCTCAAGCCCTACGTGGTCTACGCCAGCGACGACATGGCGCGGGCCTTCCAGGTGAGCGCGCTGCCCACGCTCTACTTCCTGGACCGCGAGGG
This sequence is a window from Myxococcus stipitatus. Protein-coding genes within it:
- a CDS encoding RNA methyltransferase — encoded protein: MRPGDSLTVVLHQTRSPDNLGAVARVMANFGFGRLVLSDPATYSFRGAERLAVKGDGVLERMAVARDLPEALKDCVYAVGTTSRTQLKGRVALSPEDAVRRLAEESVRGRVALVFGGEQRGMSDEELARCEDVLVIPTSDVQPSMNLAQSSAVLLYLCHRQGLGPAPQAPDAVEPGARLGTLDALAKRMREVMLTADFLNPQAPEHVLNELERTLMRAKLTQREAELWLTAFKHLGRAVARGAAP
- a CDS encoding TlpA family protein disulfide reductase, which translates into the protein MTQEPIGAPPPARPTGTGTKVFLGLLAALAVGGMVYLGVLEARRAQLVPDGAAAPGFELPRHGGGVLKLEEFRGQVVMLDFWATWCPPCREEMPALVKLAKEYESQGLVFLAASRDDGDMAPQLVDGFIRRHLPELKPYVVYASDDMARAFQVSALPTLYFLDREGKVMDAQRGALSEDALRRRIERALKQQ
- a CDS encoding CFI-box-CTERM domain-containing protein gives rise to the protein MSPGLQPEEFFQAARERAAQLDVGRGDAVVERVRAAASALFTRMPEPPVYRRAEDPSRKAAQALLPEVEKVLAEALAAGRDPSRAPALEKLVAALLAHGEALVHTASGRLEAAETAWRRALELERAAHPTRHLVTAPPRPPPVFDKATKTSRYDPRPAPQASVKLVCPNTGCKRVGDYAFLTNHAYNRFVCPVCRTPFLAYFGELRGLEVEVRRSSKRYFFTVDEVGGNGSSRIEFEEASGQEFPAARRDLLAFLYTEARELKVVVNLTNQRLMWVSPASSCFVATVAFGEGAPELVAFRAYRDEVLGKSLLGRGFIRGYYRWGPDVARWVERRPVARSGVRWVLRRVHDRLTRSGYA
- a CDS encoding S1C family serine protease is translated as MNRAPIKGVIFIIAMVCALAPPARAAGRGQGRLWLEARNRSLNDQRATLSEVARRAMPSVVSITTRQMNDESAAPGEEPQKGIGSGFIIHADGYVLTSAHVVEGASEVVVSVMHPRGYVEEYVARVVGEDARTDCALLKIDAPRRLPVLRLASAGHVRSADWIVVIGNPFGLSHSVTVGVVSFMGRTDVTPNGRDGDFDYMQMDASINPGNSGGPVLDLHGDVVAVANAVNVAGQGIGFAIPIDIAKTVIPQLRAHGRVRRGWLGISVQDFSPEVAEAFNLSRGPGVVVTEVVEGGPGERAGLRSGDVIIGLGKRRVERAHTLRWQVAARGVGRDVRLDIRRLGRPLRLRIRLEEMPAEGPPAPALASHRQARRPTRAQSVLDDLLSPIPREKVRPPLSDEEAEGAAEAPGSEESPPTP
- a CDS encoding vegetative protein, whose protein sequence is MAEATPTTQKKLTHWPRTAKGGGKKACSVEGCKRPYRAKNYCFFHYKTWRQGDLPHSRYRTCSKAECRVKVFKAGLCEKHHGEAYKKDAA